The DNA window GAAATAAAGCCATGGCTTTGTTTACTCCACGTGATCGAATTCACTCAAGGGATCTACCGGCGAGTGACCACGGGATCGAAGTCAGAAGCAAGCAGGGTTAAAAGAGTTAGCGAGTTTCATGCAGGGAATGAGGATCAACAAGCCGAAGAGGACCACCATATTGGAATGCGAATCGTCAGGGTTAGCAATTTTTAGAGTTAGTATTGttcaaattatattttaccatgatctagatttactaccatgtatgttatttaacatcctaaatatgaatatctaaaacaatgtaaaataaacacatataaattttgagaaaccttacagtgggtgcagcgagattaaatgactccttccactcagatctctaacccttgtatcctttttgtagcagagtatcaccaagatctgagcccgattctccttccttgtgtttggattcttcacaatcttacatactatgatcgaggaccaacttgatgtgtgtgggcacttactctatcactcaaggtatgaatttattttgtgaagaaaggcttagtgtttcgaaaattcaagaggaagaagaagaaggaagaggtctcatcagaaagctaggtttttagctttggaggcattagttagATAATGAGACCTTAGCTATCCTTATATACTACTTctcttagggttagggttgaattattaggaataaaaaaaatgataaaacagggTCAAAATTACATttgatggccggccacttaatgggccccactcaagtttgggttttgtcatttttcccaactattttacctattttttataattaataccactttttacaatttcaaccctataaatgccaaaactatttatttaataatttaaataactatcaaataaaattttcatttataatatttattaattagactgcataaagtctcttaattaacaaataaaccctaaaacactatctcttcacaatcaagccatatcttagtgaaaaattcataaactagacatagtctaaatttagaattataattgattaattaaaatcaattaaccgagtcttacaagcagtttgtctcaactagtatggggaccatgggcctatataaccgagcttccaataagcagatctagaattcgctaagtaaattcactaacttattaattcctcattccatccaccatagaacttggaattccactctcagttacatagaacactctatatgttccacgatatagatacgctatgaattatctattgttataatcccaataatcaatgaccatctatagatgatctacattgcatagggataaaattaccgttacaccctttcaatgtattttatccttaaaacacttggccacctataaatgatattttagtgaactaatataatcactaaaatgagatctcaatcatttatctttattcagccaagctcgaaggaaatcatcgtttcacttctaaatacctatagaagttatagattctatatctatgtttagcgctcccgctcaattgtactatcatgttcccaaattgtacgtatcaccctgaccaaaaagtaggcttaactaacaaatcaaagagcacaaataacactcttaagatcgaacctattcatgtcaggattaagatcatttgatctaggatcaactaggtgatatttaattgaatagatattacggtaaatttatcatatctaatccaagctcaatatcggtcccttccaatgtatactccatacatccgatactggtaaactttgccaatgccttagaaaggacataacacttatccaaggtgtaagcatacctatcgctgattatcatgccagtctaaatccaatgaactgacaaataagagaattaaactttcgaacatataatcatgattatattccactgtgttgacaacactataatcatgaacaaatacatatgttctggacttaatagaatttatacattaaatataatcatgaaataaatcatgtgaaccatgcaacataaaatgattctgatctttattaattagtaaatctgattatattgaaatgggttttatttaaggaACAAAACCcaagaaactcccacttgcactaatataaaacaaaaagtgcatttcaaataatctcaacaccttgatatccaaatcaagtgtagtatgtagtattctctccgtaataggatatGACAGGTTGTACTGAATACaaactttcctccaccattacatttccttaatcacaaaatccttaaaattgtgaaatttctctctacatgtctactcctctagggatactggattctttactttttggcaactacttttgcgttagtcaggaagtaacactagtagttaataaatgttggaacaatgccaaaaatatatagaactttccttagactgaataagtatctttcctgaaactttaacattcagtctctctggtatacttagagacttcagataggttttttacgcttctccaaaatcactactccaccctaGAGTAATCaacatctcatcagcagacttccTAGcactaagagtattaaatatacccttatcgactaacatatagttcctcttcttgatcttaagatttatttaattgtcttccaatgttcctttcctggattaatctgatacctactcattactcccactcaacaacaggtgtctggtctaatgcataggaaaacatatctgagacctctcactgttgatcttaaggaattctttcattggcctttatcttttctggaatagttgaaacttttccttagataaataaaatctatatctagaagtcgagaagcttttatagattgccattagaataATGCTCCAgcataggtttaattttaaattaattctttaatattttcgaaataaatatttatttatttattattttcgaaactaattaattaaggggcttttttatttttacactttaaaacagttttttttttttttttttttttttttttttttttttgcatttttacagaattctacatagaaacccctgttgcaactagcgctacaacctaaattgcaacaaaaaatcgtatagaaacccttattgcaactagcgttgcaaccactttaaaatcccaaatcgtaaatttgaaaaaaaagttaaaaaaatagtatatgaggtaattacccattaattaattatttaatttaaattaaataaattctataaCCAACTATCCAATGTTGTTatatgtttgtttgtttattgtttattcaaacttGTTTTCTAAAACATATTATTGTTTGATTAAAATTGCTATGGTTAACTTATTGACAAATGATTTTAACCATAGTACAATCGTcaatagatcaaataaataatttgtaacaggtaaattttgtaattttctttccTCTGTGTATAAACTTAGTAACATGACAGGATCCATCTAAATCATTGTGTTTACTTGAGCTTGTATATTTACTTTTGGGCCAAGATGCATATAGGGAGTccatttaatttgataattcaaatggactaggttgctaaataaaatatcactttgaTAATTTTTAGTTAGACTCAATTAGTATTaggcttatttaattaataacaattctttaattaaggttaaattactctcttttaggccttgtgtgagagttaggggcccATTAGTAATGAGTACAACAATCGGAACCCAATCCTCTCTCACATGAACGACCCCAACTGTGAAAGCCCATTTGCTTTATTTAAAtgattgtattaggttaattatattactttaacctaattaaaattgattagcaatataattaatttttaaaatatatgaaatttattttttatcagattagtttgaaattaatttaagaaaagcacacttagtataataaaattaatttaagataaactgtatgtatttttctgatatttaattaaatgaagaagttataactaattagatttttctagatacttaattatatgaatttttttagaaaatatatttaaattaaaaaaatttgtgtaaaatttttaaattaattttgcatcaacttaaattagaatatttttttttattgtgcaTTAAAAGTCATTCTTCTCTCTCTCGTGAACAGCTCTGAGGGCTGAAGCCATGGCAAAATCGCGAGGAAGAGGACGGGGGAGACCAAAATCATCAGCAAGGAAAACGAAACAACTCTCAAATGTGAAGTCGAAGGGGTCACTGGTACCAGAGGAGGATCTCAGTATTGATCCCTTAGCACTTTCAGAAGACGAAGAGGAAATTGAGGGGGTGAATGAAGATGTATTCAGACCACTTTCGCCTAAATCTTCTCTGACTGAAATTCTGAGGCAAGAGGAAATTCGACATGACTTCTCATCATTCATTGAAGCGAATCACAGATGTTCGAAAGAAGTTGCAGCTGGAAAATCAATTCCCATCCCTGTTCTTCGAGCTGGAGGTATAATTAAGAACTTGGGACCTGCTTTTGAGGGATCAACGAGTAAACCCAAAGTCAAGATTACTCATGAGGATATTGAGGATGAGGTTTCTTTTTGGAAATCGTCCTTAGTTTGTTATGTTCTTGGAGCCAATCCACCATTATCTGTGCTTGAAGGATTTGCTCGACGCATATGGAAAGACAAGATCGACAAAGTAGGTATGTTATCCTATGGAATTTTCTTAATTCGATTTCATAGTATAGATGAAAAGAATGCTGTATTGAATGGGGGATATACTTTTTTCAATAAAAGACCTGTGATTATGAAACCTTGGGACCCTAATACAAACTTCAAGAAGGAGGATATCAGATCAGTACCAGTTTGGGTTCACCTCACGGACTTGGAATTGAAATACTGGGGTGAAAAATCTTTATTCAAGATCATTGGGCAGATTGGCAATCCATTAATGGTTGATGATGTTACAAGGGAAAGAGATAAGTTGAGCTATCCTAGAGTTCTTATTGAGGTTCTAATTCATCAGGATTTTCCAAGTATCATAGAGTTTGAGGATGAATTTGGATCTAATGTCTCGGTCTCCATTGATTATGAATGGAAGCCAACTGTGTGTAAACATTGTAAAGGGCTGGGACATGAAACAAATGAATGCAGGAAGAAGGAAAGCAAGCAACCCGAATGGATAGTTAAGAAGGATAATAGAAAGCCGACTGATGGGAAGAATCAAACTGTTAATGCAGAAGATGATTTCCAGCCAGTTGTGAAGGGAATTAAAGCTACAGAGAAAGCTCAATCAAGTAATACTGCAGTAGCTAATCAATACCAGGTTTTGACAGCACAAGAACCACATGAAGATGTACCTATTCAAGCTGAAGAGAGGCAGAGTAACACAGGAGGGGGGGGAGGACCTCCTTCTCCTAATGGATAGGATCTTAAGTTGGAATGTCCGAGGGATTAACTCCCAACaaaaacaaagagaagttagGCAATTTATTGCTCATCATAATGTTGGGTTGGTTGGTCTCCTCGAGACAAGGGTTAAGGCCTCTAAGTTGGGGGCTTTATACCAACAAATGTTCCAAGGATGGTGTTTTACCACAAATATTGCATGGCACAAGGGAGGAAGAATAATTATTGCTTGGAATCCGCTTCAATTCCAAGTTAACATTTTGAAGTGTTCAAGCCAAGTTATACATTTGGGAATCTGTACGGTTAGCAATCATTTGCAATTCCAACTCACATTTGTTTATGGCTTTAATGATGAGTTGGGAAGGAAAGCTTTATGGTTTGATTTAAAAGAGCTAAATACAAAAGAGCCATGGGTGGTTCTTGGTGACTTTAATGCAACTTTACAAGTTGATGAAAGAATAGGAGACAAAGTAAGGAATCATGTATGCAATGATTTTCTAGATTGCACTCACACATgcaatttagaagatattcagtATAGTGGCAATCTATATACATGGAGCAACAAGAAACAAGGGCGTGACAAGATCTTTGCTAAGTTGGATAGAGTTCTGGCAAATGAGAAGTGGATTGATTTATTTCAGCAAGCTGAAGCCTTATTTCTGAATGAAGGACTATTCGACCATTCTCCAGCACTAATCAAAGTGTATCCAAGTATTCCAAGTGGGAAGAAGCCATTTAAGTATTTCAGCATGTGGGCTATGCATCCAGAGTATAAGGCAGCAGTAAAGCAAATATGGCAGCAAGAAGTTAAGGGCTCCAAAATGTTTCAGATTGTCTCCAAACAGAAGCTTCTGAAAGGTGTCTTTAAAGAGCTAAACAACAAAGGCTTCAATGATATTCAAGCCTCAGATATTAAAGCTGGAGAAGATCTCAATAATAGGCAAGAAATCCTACAGACCGATCCACTAAATGTTGTATTTCAGCAAGAGGAGAAAGAGGCAAGAGAACAATATGCTATGACTCATAAAGCATATATCTCCTTCTTACAACAGAAATCCAAAGTTTCTTGGATAAAAGAGGGAGATCAAAATTCAGCATTCTTTCATAGCTGCctaagagaaagaagaaggcaAAACAAGATTCTGTCAATAGAAGATGGAGATGGACAAAGGATTGAAGACCCAGCTGCCATCACGGAAGCCTTCTTGAAGTATTACCAAGGTCTGCTTGGATCGAAAATGCAAGATAGACTACCAGTTAACAAAAAGGTGTTGAGACGAGGAGCTGTAATTACTAAGACTCATGAAGACATACTAAATTCAGATTGCACAAAAGCGGAAATCAAGAAGATTGTATTCAACATCCCAACAAACAAAGGCCCCGGTCCTGATGGATATAGTAGCTCCTTCTTACAAGAAAATTGGGAATTAGTGGAAGAAGATGTGTATCTAGCTGTCAAAGAAATCTTGCAAATGGGTCACCTCCTCAAAGAGCTGAATTCAACGGTGCTCACCCTAGTCCCAAAGACCAAATGCCCGAATACTGTAAGTGACTTTAGGCCTATAGCTTGTTGTAATGTCCTTTATAAAATTGTTACCAAGCTTCTCTGCAATAGGTTGAAAGTTATATTACCAGATTTGATTGCTCAGAATCAAGGTGGATTTGTCAAAGGAAGATTTATCGCTCATAACATTATGATATGTCAAGACCTCATCAGACACTATGGAAGGAAATCTGTAAAGCCTAATTGCATGATTAAACTCGATCTCCAAAAAGCCTATGATACCTTAGATTGGGATTTCTTAGAGGAAATTCTTATTGCCTTTAAGTTTCCTGCTAAGGTCATCAACTTAATCATGCAGTGTATCTCTACAGCCAGATTCTCATTGTATTTTAATGGTGTCTTACATGGATTCTTTGGTTCTAAAAGAGGAGTGAGACAGGGTGATCCCATGTCACCCCTTCTCTTTGTCCTTGGCATGGAATATATGAGCAGAATCATGAAGGAAGTGGGCAATAAAGCAGAGTTTGGATTCCATGACAGGTGCAAGGAGTTAAAACTCAATCATCTATGTTTTGCGGATGATGTCCTTCTCTTTTGTAAAGGCGATTTGCAAAGCATCAGACTAATGCTTCAAGGATTGAGACTCTTTTCAAAATCTTCAGGTCTCTTGCCTAATAATAGTAAGTCTGCTATCTATTGTGCGGGGATGCCTGAAGCAGAGATCCAAAGGGTGGTTCAGATTTCTGGTTTTACTAGAAGCTCAGTTCCTTTTAAGTATCTTGGGATTCCAATTTGCTCAAAAAGAATCTCTCAGGCTGAATGCAATATCCTGGTAGAAAAAATGATGGCTCGCATCAAAATATGGAGTACTAGACACATCTCATTTGCAGGAAGGGATGTCCTCATCAACTCGGTCCTGCTAACCATTCACACATACTGGAGTCAGATCCTAGTCTTACCAAAGAAAGTGGTTGCTGAAATTGAAAGAATATACAGGAGTTTTCTATGGAAAGGCTCTAACAATATGTTAGGAGCTGGAGCCGTAGCCTGGAATAAGGTATGCCTCTCCAAAGCTGAAGGTGGAATAGGTTCTTAAATATCAATACTTGGAATAAAGCTGCTTTAATGAAGAACATATGGACACTAGCTGCCAAGAAAGATAACTTATGGGTCAAATGGATCCATAGTGTCTATCTGAAGAATGGTGATTGTTGGAACCACAAGGCTTCCATCCATAGtagttggtattggaggaaGCTTGTGGATCTAAAAGATGAAATGAGAAGAACTTGGGATACAAATCAACTCTTAGCTACTGAATTTAAAATAGCAGATGGATACAAGAAGCTTCAGCTGACACAAGATCGAACTCACTGGTGTAATCAAGTTTGGTCTAGACTCAATCATCCTAAGCATAGCTTTATACTGTGGATGGCTGTGTTGGACAGACTTAAGACAAGAGATCGGTTGAAAAGAATGCACATAACAGATGTTGAAGATTGTTGTTTTTGTAGCAGTCAACCCGAAAGCAAGCTTCATCTATTCTTTCAATGCAGCAAAACAAGAAGCTTGCTCCAACAAATGAAAGAGTGGATCGGCTGGAAGGCTACTGCTTATGATCTGAACTCACTTATCCGGAGCATTAGCAGGTCCAAGCGCTCAAAATTCCAGCAGCAAGTTTTTTCGGCTGCTATTGCTGGTTTAGTTTATTTCATTTGGCAGCAGAGAAATGGACATATATGGCAGCAGAGCCCGAAGTCTATGAATATTCAGGAGCTTAAATGGCACATCAAAACAAGAATATC is part of the Cannabis sativa cultivar Pink pepper isolate KNU-18-1 chromosome 5, ASM2916894v1, whole genome shotgun sequence genome and encodes:
- the LOC133038324 gene encoding uncharacterized protein LOC133038324; amino-acid sequence: MKNIWTLAAKKDNLWVKWIHSVYLKNGDCWNHKASIHSSWYWRKLVDLKDEMRRTWDTNQLLATEFKIADGYKKLQLTQDRTHWCNQVWSRLNHPKHSFILWMAVLDRLKTRDRLKRMHITDVEDCCFCSSQPESKLHLFFQCSKTRSLLQQMKEWIGWKATAYDLNSLIRSISRSKRSKFQQQVFSAAIAGLVYFIWQQRNGHIWQQSPKSMNIQELKWHIKTRISCVLPKKIKVEDRIWFDNL